The following proteins are co-located in the Citrobacter freundii ATCC 8090 = MTCC 1658 = NBRC 12681 genome:
- a CDS encoding DUF202 domain-containing protein → MPDSRKSRRIADPGLQPERTSLAWFRTLLGYGALMALALKHNWHQTGFLFWVSIVVLALVAIVLWRYTRSRNLMDVSHSDFSESHAVRDKFMISLAVLSLAILFAVAHVRQLMAFIGNLA, encoded by the coding sequence ATGCCGGATAGCCGTAAATCGCGACGGATCGCCGATCCAGGGTTACAACCGGAACGTACCTCGCTGGCCTGGTTTCGCACGTTGTTGGGCTATGGCGCGTTAATGGCGCTGGCGCTAAAGCACAACTGGCATCAGACGGGGTTCCTGTTTTGGGTTTCAATTGTAGTGCTGGCGCTGGTGGCAATCGTTCTCTGGCGTTATACCCGTAGCCGCAACCTGATGGATGTCAGTCATAGCGATTTTTCTGAATCTCATGCGGTGCGTGACAAATTTATGATCTCCCTCGCGGTGTTATCCCTCGCAATACTGTTTGCTGTAGCGCATGTCCGCCAACTTATGGCATTTATCGGGAATTTAGCATGA
- a CDS encoding anaerobic sulfatase maturase: protein MTGCQVMAKPASSRCNLDCRYCFYIEKPTQPTMDDATLETFIRQHIAAQPGSEVMFAWQGGEPTLCGIDFFHRVVALQKQYGEGKQIHNAFQTNGILLNDEWCQFLRDNGWLVGISLDGPAELHDAYRVNRSGKPTHHKVVEAIARLREYQVEFNLLVVINRLNSQQPGQMYRYLRQCGTPFLQFIPLVEYDEKGELTADSVPPQAWGTFLNSVFDIWVREDIGRVFVQLFDSTLGVWCGHPAQMCSLSSTCGHAFALEANGDLYQCDHYVYPDYRLGNIHHTSLGELNASPRAGEFGQSKRTTLSAECQACSLLRFCHGDCPKHRGRNGKSAICGGYSAFFNHTAPHMRVMRDLIKQHRSPAELMAMLR from the coding sequence ATGACAGGATGTCAGGTCATGGCCAAGCCGGCCAGCTCTCGTTGTAACCTCGATTGTCGCTACTGTTTTTACATTGAGAAACCCACTCAACCCACAATGGATGACGCTACCTTAGAGACGTTTATTCGTCAGCATATCGCCGCGCAGCCGGGGTCCGAAGTGATGTTCGCTTGGCAGGGCGGTGAGCCGACTCTTTGTGGGATCGACTTTTTTCACCGCGTAGTGGCGTTGCAAAAACAGTACGGGGAAGGGAAGCAAATCCATAACGCTTTCCAGACCAACGGAATTTTGCTCAATGACGAATGGTGTCAGTTTTTACGCGATAACGGCTGGCTGGTTGGGATTTCCCTGGATGGCCCGGCCGAGTTGCATGATGCTTATCGCGTTAACCGCAGCGGAAAACCGACGCACCATAAGGTGGTGGAGGCCATTGCCAGACTTCGTGAGTATCAGGTGGAGTTCAATCTGTTGGTGGTGATTAACCGCCTGAACAGCCAGCAGCCCGGACAAATGTATCGTTACCTTCGCCAGTGCGGCACGCCGTTTTTGCAGTTCATTCCGCTGGTTGAATATGATGAAAAAGGCGAGCTTACCGCCGACTCGGTCCCGCCGCAGGCATGGGGAACCTTTCTGAATTCCGTCTTTGATATCTGGGTCAGAGAAGATATTGGCCGCGTATTCGTCCAGTTATTCGATTCAACCCTCGGGGTATGGTGCGGGCATCCGGCGCAGATGTGTTCGCTAAGCTCTACCTGTGGGCATGCTTTTGCCCTGGAAGCGAATGGCGATTTGTATCAGTGCGATCACTATGTTTACCCTGATTATCGCTTGGGTAATATTCATCACACATCGCTGGGTGAGCTCAATGCCAGCCCTCGGGCAGGGGAATTTGGTCAGTCCAAGAGAACCACGCTGAGCGCGGAATGTCAGGCGTGTTCATTGCTGCGTTTTTGCCACGGCGACTGTCCTAAGCACCGTGGCAGAAATGGAAAGAGTGCGATTTGCGGTGGATACAGCGCTTTTTTCAATCATACCGCGCCGCATATGCGAGTTATGCGCGATCTCATTAAGCAGCATCGCTCACCCGCGGAGCTGATGGCGATGCTGCGCTGA
- the dsdX gene encoding D-serine transporter DsdX → MHSQIWVVSTLLISIVLIVLTIVKFKFHPFLALLLASFFVGTMMGMGPLDMVNAIESGIGGTLGFLAAVIGLGTILGKMMEVSGAAERIGLTLQRCRWLSADVIMVLVGLICGITLFVEVGVVLLIPLAFSIAKKTNTSLLKLAIPLCTALMAVHCVVPPHPAALFVANKLGADIGTVIVYGLLVGLMASLVGGPLYLKFLGNRLPFKPVPAEFSDLKVRDESTLPSLGATLFTVLLPIGLMLVKTVAELNMAKGSTVYTLLEFIGNPITAMFIAVFVAYYILGLRQHIGMGALLTHTENGFGSIANILLIIGAGGAFNAILKSSGLADTLALILSNMHMHPILLAWLVALILHAAVGSATVAMMGATAIVAPMLPLYPNVSPEIIAIAIGSGAIGCTIVTDSLFWLVKQYCGATLNETFKYYTTATFIASVIALACTFLLSFII, encoded by the coding sequence ATGCACTCTCAAATCTGGGTTGTGAGCACGCTGCTGATAAGCATCGTGTTAATCGTTTTGACCATCGTGAAGTTCAAATTCCACCCGTTTCTGGCGCTGCTGTTAGCCAGTTTCTTCGTGGGTACGATGATGGGGATGGGGCCGCTGGATATGGTCAATGCCATTGAGAGCGGCATCGGCGGTACGCTGGGCTTCCTCGCGGCGGTTATCGGCCTTGGGACCATTCTGGGCAAAATGATGGAAGTGTCCGGCGCGGCCGAACGCATCGGTCTGACGCTGCAGCGCTGCCGCTGGCTTTCAGCGGATGTCATTATGGTGCTGGTCGGGCTGATTTGCGGGATCACGCTGTTCGTTGAGGTCGGCGTGGTGCTGTTGATTCCACTGGCCTTTTCGATTGCTAAAAAAACCAATACCTCATTACTGAAGCTGGCGATTCCGCTGTGTACGGCGCTGATGGCGGTACACTGCGTCGTACCTCCGCATCCGGCCGCCCTGTTCGTGGCTAATAAGCTGGGCGCAGACATTGGCACCGTGATTGTCTACGGCTTACTGGTGGGTTTAATGGCTTCGCTTGTCGGTGGGCCGCTGTACCTGAAATTCCTCGGTAACCGTCTGCCATTTAAACCGGTACCGGCTGAGTTTTCCGACCTGAAAGTGCGTGATGAAAGCACGCTGCCATCGCTGGGCGCGACGCTGTTTACCGTACTGCTACCAATTGGCCTGATGCTGGTGAAAACCGTCGCGGAACTGAACATGGCGAAAGGCAGCACGGTGTATACGCTGCTGGAGTTTATTGGTAACCCGATCACCGCGATGTTTATCGCCGTTTTCGTAGCCTATTACATTCTCGGTCTGCGTCAGCACATCGGTATGGGTGCGCTGCTGACCCACACCGAAAACGGTTTTGGCTCGATTGCTAACATTTTGCTGATTATAGGCGCAGGCGGCGCATTCAACGCTATTCTCAAGAGCAGCGGGCTGGCGGATACTCTGGCGCTGATCCTCTCAAACATGCATATGCACCCGATTCTACTGGCATGGCTGGTCGCTCTGATTCTGCATGCGGCGGTAGGCTCTGCCACGGTGGCGATGATGGGCGCAACGGCAATCGTTGCCCCGATGCTACCGCTGTATCCCAACGTTAGCCCGGAGATCATCGCCATTGCCATCGGTTCCGGCGCTATTGGCTGCACGATCGTCACCGATTCCCTGTTCTGGCTGGTGAAGCAGTATTGCGGCGCCACCCTGAATGAAACGTTCAAATACTATACGACCGCGACATTTATCGCTTCCGTTATTGCACTGGCTTGCACATTCCTGCTTTCCTTTATTATCTAA
- a CDS encoding sulfatase-like hydrolase/transferase: MTRPNFLFIMTDTQATNMVGCYSGKPLNTNNIDSLAAEGIRFNSAYTCSPVCTPARAGLFTGIYANQSGPWTNNVAPGKNISTMGRYFKDAGYHTCYIGKWHLDGHDYFGTGECPPEWDVDYWYDGANYLAELTDAEISLWRNGLNSVEDLLANNIDETFTWAHRISNRAVDFLHQPARAEEPFLMVVSYDEPHHPFTCPVEYLQKYQDFYYDLGAKAHDALHDKPEHHRLWSQAMPSPVGDDGHYHHPLYFACNDFVDDQIGRVINALTPQQRENTWVIYTSDHGEMMGAHKLISKGAAMYDDITRIPLIMRPPQGESMQVDTPVSHIDLLPTMMALAGIEKPQILPGENILAVEKPRGVMVEFNRYEIEHDSFGGFIPVRCWVTDDWKLVLNLFTSDELYDRRNDPDELHNLIDSPQLADVRCQMHDALLDYMDKIRDPFRTYQWSLRPWRPDAAPRWMGAFRPRPEDGYSPVVRDYDTGLPTRGVKVEEKKQKF, from the coding sequence ATGACCCGGCCCAATTTTCTGTTCATTATGACCGATACCCAGGCGACCAATATGGTCGGCTGCTACAGCGGTAAGCCGCTGAACACCAATAATATTGATAGTCTGGCAGCGGAAGGTATTCGCTTTAACTCGGCCTATACCTGTTCACCAGTGTGTACGCCGGCTCGCGCGGGGCTGTTTACCGGGATTTATGCCAACCAGTCCGGGCCGTGGACCAATAACGTCGCGCCGGGGAAAAACATCTCCACTATGGGGCGCTACTTTAAAGATGCGGGCTACCACACCTGTTATATCGGCAAGTGGCATCTCGATGGGCATGACTACTTTGGGACCGGCGAATGTCCGCCCGAGTGGGATGTTGATTACTGGTATGACGGAGCCAATTACCTCGCGGAACTGACTGACGCAGAGATCAGTTTGTGGCGTAACGGGCTCAATAGCGTGGAGGATCTGTTAGCCAACAATATCGATGAAACCTTTACCTGGGCGCACCGCATCAGTAACCGGGCGGTCGATTTCCTCCATCAGCCTGCGCGTGCCGAGGAACCGTTCCTGATGGTTGTTTCCTATGATGAGCCGCACCATCCGTTTACCTGTCCGGTCGAGTATTTGCAGAAATATCAGGATTTTTATTACGATCTCGGTGCGAAAGCCCACGATGCTTTGCATGATAAGCCCGAGCACCATCGTCTATGGTCGCAAGCCATGCCATCCCCGGTTGGCGATGACGGGCACTATCACCATCCGCTCTATTTTGCCTGCAACGACTTTGTTGATGATCAGATAGGTAGGGTGATCAATGCCTTAACGCCGCAACAGCGAGAGAATACCTGGGTCATTTATACCTCCGATCATGGTGAGATGATGGGGGCGCATAAGCTCATCAGTAAAGGGGCCGCGATGTATGACGATATCACACGAATTCCACTGATTATGCGCCCGCCGCAGGGAGAGTCTATGCAGGTAGACACGCCGGTCAGCCATATCGATCTGCTGCCGACGATGATGGCGCTGGCGGGTATTGAGAAGCCGCAAATCCTGCCGGGTGAAAACATTCTTGCCGTTGAAAAGCCGCGCGGTGTGATGGTGGAGTTCAACCGTTATGAGATTGAACATGACAGTTTTGGCGGATTTATTCCGGTACGCTGCTGGGTGACGGACGACTGGAAACTGGTATTAAATCTGTTTACCAGCGATGAGCTTTACGACAGGCGTAACGATCCTGATGAGCTACACAATCTGATTGATTCGCCACAATTGGCCGACGTTCGTTGCCAGATGCACGACGCGCTGCTGGACTACATGGATAAAATCCGCGATCCGTTCCGCACTTATCAATGGAGTTTGCGTCCGTGGCGACCTGATGCCGCACCGCGCTGGATGGGCGCTTTTCGCCCGCGCCCTGAAGACGGCTATTCTCCGGTAGTACGCGATTACGACACCGGTTTACCGACCCGGGGCGTAAAAGTGGAAGAGAAAAAGCAGAAGTTCTGA
- a CDS encoding solute:sodium symporter family transporter has translation MNTLQILSFVGFTLLVAVITWWKVRKTDTGSQQGYFLAGRSLKAPVIAASLMLTNLSTEQLVGLSGQAYKSGMSVMGWEVTSAVTLIFLALIFLPRYLQRGIATIPDFLEERYDKTTRIIIDFCFLIATGVCFLPIVLYSGALALNSLFHIGESLNISQGAAIWLLVILLGIAGIIYAVIGGLRAMAVADSINGIGLVIGGLMVPVFGLIAMGKGSFLQGIEQLTTVHAEKLNSIGGANDPLPIGAAFTGLILVNTFYWCTNQGIVQRTLASKSLAEGQKGALLTAVLKMLDPLVLVLPGLIAFHLYQDLPKADMAYPTLVNNVLPVPLVGFFGAVLFGAVISTFNGFLNSASTLFSMGIYRRIINQHAQPEQLVRVGRKFGFFIAVISVLVAPWIANAPEGLYSWMKQLNGIYNVPLVTIIIMGFFFPRIPALAAKVAMGLGIVSYITINYLVKFDFHFLYVLACTFCINVVVMLVIGVIKPRATPFKFHDAFAVDMKPWKNAKLASVGILTAMIGVYAGLAQFGGYNTQWLTILCYSTTAAVMMYLMYSSWQTRRNATAQCVPDAKDEA, from the coding sequence ATGAATACGCTACAAATTTTAAGCTTTGTGGGCTTTACGCTGCTGGTGGCGGTAATCACCTGGTGGAAGGTACGCAAGACGGATACCGGATCGCAACAAGGGTATTTTCTTGCCGGGCGTTCCTTGAAAGCACCAGTGATTGCGGCGTCACTGATGTTAACTAACCTTTCGACCGAGCAGTTGGTTGGTCTGTCTGGTCAGGCTTACAAAAGCGGAATGTCGGTCATGGGCTGGGAAGTTACCTCTGCGGTGACGCTTATCTTTCTGGCGCTGATCTTTCTGCCTCGCTATCTGCAACGTGGTATCGCTACGATCCCGGATTTTCTTGAAGAACGCTACGATAAAACAACACGGATTATTATCGACTTTTGCTTTCTTATTGCCACTGGCGTCTGCTTCCTGCCGATTGTGCTTTATTCAGGGGCGCTGGCGCTGAACAGTCTTTTTCACATCGGTGAATCACTCAATATTTCTCAGGGTGCCGCAATCTGGTTACTGGTTATTTTGCTGGGCATTGCCGGAATTATTTATGCGGTGATCGGCGGCTTGCGCGCAATGGCGGTGGCTGACTCCATCAATGGTATTGGCCTGGTGATTGGCGGACTGATGGTACCCGTGTTTGGCTTGATTGCGATGGGCAAAGGCAGCTTTTTACAAGGTATCGAGCAACTCACCACCGTGCATGCGGAGAAATTAAACTCAATCGGCGGAGCGAACGATCCGCTGCCGATTGGTGCGGCCTTTACCGGTTTGATTCTGGTGAATACTTTCTACTGGTGTACCAATCAGGGCATCGTGCAGCGTACGCTGGCCTCCAAAAGCCTCGCTGAAGGGCAGAAAGGGGCATTGCTCACAGCGGTATTGAAAATGCTCGATCCGCTGGTACTGGTATTACCGGGCTTAATTGCTTTTCATCTGTACCAGGATCTGCCAAAGGCGGATATGGCCTATCCGACACTGGTGAATAACGTGCTGCCAGTTCCTTTAGTGGGGTTTTTCGGCGCGGTTTTATTCGGCGCGGTAATCAGTACGTTCAATGGATTTTTAAACAGCGCCAGTACCTTATTTAGTATGGGCATATACCGGCGAATTATTAATCAACATGCACAACCGGAACAGCTGGTTCGCGTTGGTCGTAAATTTGGTTTTTTTATCGCGGTAATTTCCGTGCTGGTAGCGCCTTGGATCGCTAATGCGCCAGAAGGGCTCTACAGCTGGATGAAACAGCTCAACGGTATTTATAACGTGCCGCTGGTGACCATCATCATTATGGGATTCTTTTTCCCGCGCATTCCCGCGCTGGCAGCAAAAGTCGCCATGGGACTCGGTATTGTCAGCTACATCACCATCAACTATTTGGTGAAATTCGACTTTCACTTCCTTTACGTACTGGCCTGTACCTTCTGCATCAACGTGGTGGTCATGCTGGTTATCGGTGTTATCAAGCCGCGTGCCACGCCGTTTAAATTCCATGATGCTTTCGCGGTAGATATGAAACCGTGGAAAAACGCCAAACTTGCCTCTGTCGGTATCCTGACTGCGATGATCGGCGTCTATGCCGGGCTCGCACAGTTCGGCGGGTACAACACGCAATGGCTGACCATTCTCTGCTACTCAACTACGGCGGCAGTGATGATGTATTTGATGTACAGCAGTTGGCAGACGCGGCGTAACGCGACTGCACAATGTGTCCCTGACGCTAAGGATGAAGCATGA
- a CDS encoding YidH family protein: protein MKISRLGEAPDYRFSLANERTFLAWIRTSLGFLAAGVGLDQLAPDFATPVIRELLALLLCLFAGGLAIYGYLRWLRNEKAMRLKEDLPYTHSLLIISLILMIVAVIVMGLVLYAG from the coding sequence ATGAAGATTTCCCGCCTTGGTGAAGCGCCGGATTACCGCTTCTCGTTGGCAAATGAACGTACTTTTCTGGCGTGGATCCGCACCTCGCTGGGGTTTCTGGCGGCGGGTGTGGGTCTTGACCAACTGGCCCCGGATTTTGCCACGCCGGTAATTCGTGAACTGCTGGCGCTGTTGTTGTGCCTGTTTGCCGGTGGCCTGGCGATTTATGGTTACCTGCGCTGGCTGCGCAATGAAAAGGCAATGCGTCTGAAAGAGGACTTGCCGTACACCCATAGCCTGTTAATCATCAGCCTGATTTTGATGATCGTCGCGGTGATTGTCATGGGACTGGTACTGTATGCCGGATAG
- the dsdA gene encoding D-serine ammonia-lyase: MENIQTLIAQHPLVEDLVALKETTWFNPGTTSLAEGLPYVGLTAHDVEDAHARLTRFAPYLAQAFPETAATGGIIESELAAIPAMQKRLEKEFGQHINGELLLKKDSHLPISGSIKARGGIYEVLTHAEKLALEAGLLTTKDDYRVLLSPEFKQFFSQYSIAVGSTGNLGMSIGIMSARIGFNVTVHMSADARAWKKAKLRSHGVTVVEYEEDYGVAVEQGRKAAESDPNCFFIDDENSRTLFLGYAVAGQRLKAQFAQQGRVVDADHPLFVYLPCGVGGGPGGVAFGLKLAFGDNVHCFFAEPTHSPCMLLGIYTGLHDTLSVQDIGIDNLTAADGLAVGRASGFVGRAMERLLDGLYTLDDQTMYDMLGWLAQEEGIRLEPSALAGMAGPQHVCASTDYQQMHGFNADQLNNATHLVWATGGGMVPETEMAQYLAKGR; the protein is encoded by the coding sequence ATGGAAAACATTCAAACACTTATCGCCCAGCATCCTTTAGTGGAAGATCTGGTGGCTCTGAAAGAGACAACCTGGTTTAACCCTGGCACCACCTCTCTTGCGGAAGGTTTACCGTATGTTGGCCTGACAGCACACGACGTTGAGGACGCCCACGCGCGTCTGACGCGCTTCGCACCGTATCTGGCGCAGGCCTTCCCGGAAACTGCCGCCACTGGGGGCATTATCGAATCTGAGCTGGCCGCAATCCCTGCCATGCAAAAACGGTTGGAAAAAGAGTTCGGGCAGCACATTAACGGCGAACTCCTGCTGAAGAAAGACAGTCACTTGCCGATTTCAGGCTCGATTAAAGCCCGCGGTGGCATTTATGAAGTACTGACCCATGCGGAAAAACTGGCGCTGGAAGCCGGTCTGCTGACCACCAAAGACGATTACCGCGTTCTGCTTTCGCCTGAATTTAAACAGTTCTTCAGCCAGTACAGCATCGCGGTTGGCTCCACCGGCAACCTCGGCATGTCGATTGGTATCATGAGCGCCCGGATCGGCTTTAACGTTACGGTGCATATGTCTGCAGACGCCCGCGCGTGGAAAAAAGCCAAGCTGCGCAGCCACGGCGTGACGGTGGTGGAGTACGAAGAAGATTATGGCGTGGCGGTTGAACAAGGTCGTAAGGCGGCAGAGTCCGATCCGAACTGCTTCTTTATCGATGATGAAAATTCCCGCACGCTGTTCTTAGGCTATGCGGTCGCCGGTCAGCGTCTGAAAGCGCAGTTTGCCCAGCAGGGGCGCGTGGTGGATGCCGATCATCCTCTGTTTGTCTACCTGCCTTGCGGCGTCGGTGGCGGCCCTGGCGGCGTGGCGTTTGGCCTTAAGCTGGCGTTTGGCGATAATGTGCACTGCTTCTTCGCTGAACCGACTCATTCACCGTGCATGCTGCTGGGGATTTACACCGGGCTACACGATACCCTTTCTGTGCAGGATATCGGCATCGATAACCTGACGGCGGCGGATGGGCTGGCGGTCGGTCGCGCCTCGGGCTTTGTCGGCCGGGCGATGGAACGTCTGCTCGACGGTCTGTACACCCTGGACGATCAGACAATGTACGACATGCTGGGCTGGCTGGCGCAGGAAGAAGGGATTCGTCTTGAACCATCGGCGCTGGCGGGCATGGCTGGCCCTCAGCACGTTTGCGCCTCTACGGATTACCAGCAGATGCATGGCTTCAACGCGGATCAGCTCAATAACGCCACCCATCTGGTGTGGGCAACCGGCGGCGGCATGGTGCCGGAAACCGAGATGGCGCAATACCTGGCGAAAGGGCGCTAA